Below is a window of Halobaculum lipolyticum DNA.
CTCCTCCGACCCAAGCCAGATTGGAGCGGGGAAGCCGAACTCCGCGTCTCCGACCTCGATAGAGCTCGCGACACGCTCGGCCAGCGTCTCGTTGGGTCGATCCTCCCGGCCGAGCACGAACGCGATGATGGACACACGAACGACCGCCATGCACCATCGCGTTCTGCACACCGCCGCGGCGACGCAGGCTCGATCCCGGGCACGCGGATCGATGCGATCCTCGCGAAGTCTGCGCGCAACTGTTACACGGTGAACGCACGGTTTCTCGCGGCAGGTTCGAACGCCCACGCAGTCGTCGAGGACCTCGCAACGACGTTCACGCCGGTGGGTGGCAGTTTCTACGACCTTCGTCCCGTGGTTCACGATGAATCTCCACACGACCTCACCACGGCCGTCACACAGCGCTCCATCCGCACCCCGTCGCTTCCGAGACGCCTCGGCCACCGCCTTCCGTTCACCAGCAATCGTTCTCCGCAGATCGTCGCCGACTCGACGACGGTCCCGCATTTCGCACTCCTCGATGGCTCGGTCCTCACCGACGCGAGTCGCCAAGCGATGCGGGCGCTCCCGAGCGAGCGGACGGGGTTGAATCCGCCAGCTGCTGACGCACTTAGCGAGTACGATCACGGCCTCGAGATCGGGCGGCCGCGCCGCCGCGATGGCGCAAGCGACGAGTCGACGGTCGCACTGCCCCCTTCGCTCCAGCCGCTTCACACCGCGTGGTTCGGGAAGACCGGGTCGGGCAAATCCACCGCACTGATCCGAGCGATCACGGCGAACCACAAAGCGACGGATGGCGCGGACATCTGCATCCTCCCGAAGGGCGACGACATGGCGACCACCCTCGTGCGGACGCACTACGCCGAGCACGGACACGTGGAGAACGTCTACTACTTCGACTGTAGCGACATCCTCCCCGCGCTCTCGATGTTCGATATCCGTGGCGACCTCGCGGCAGGCGTCCCGCGGACGACTGCTGTCCAAGATATCACAGACCACTACATCGAGTTGCTCAGAGCCGTTACGGGCGCCGAGTCGTTCGACAGTGCCGTTCGCTCCCCGGACGTGATCCGGTATCTGGTGAAGGCGTTGTTCGACGCCGAGTACGGTGCCGACGCGTTCGCCCATCGCGACCTCGAACGGGTGATCCACCGATTCAGACGCGAGGGCGAGCCGCCGTTGGTGAGCAACGAGGATCTCCGCGGGATGCTCGCAGGCGTCACCGAAAACGATCCGCGGGCGTTCGACCGGATCATGCAGGGGGTAGCCAATCGCGTCGAGAAGGTACCCCTCGATGATCGCCTCGCCCGCGTGTTCAATCACGTCGCGACCGAAGAGACGCCGGCGTTCGATCTCGCGACAGTGCTCGATGAAGACGCGCTCGTCATCATCGATACGGGTGGCCTGCGAGCCAAGAGCCAACAGTCGCTCGCGCTGGTGTTGTTGTCGAACCTCTGGACGGCGCTTCGACAGCGGAGTCGTCGCCATGAAGCCGAAGCCAGTGGTGATTCCCTGCCGCTCGTCAACGTCTACATCGAAGAGGCCGCAGACCTCGCCGTCTCTGACCTCCTGAGCGATTTGCTCGCCCAGTCGCGATCGTTCGGCCTCGCCATCACGCTCGCGATGCAGTTCCCTGGGCAACTCCGGGAGGCGGATCCGGAGGCGTACAGCGAGTTGATGAACAACGTCTCGACACTCGTCACGGGCAACGTCGCGCTCGATACACAGCTTCAACAGCGCCTCGCGACCGACGAGTTGGCTGGCGAGGAGATCGGCACGCGCTTGCGAGCGCTCTCTCGCGGGGAGTGGCTCGTGACGCTCCCGGCGCCGTTCGACGAACCCGAGCCACAGCCGTTCGTGGTGAACTCTCTCCCGCTCCCACGGGGACATCCAGAGCGCGATATGGAGTGGTCCGACGCCCGGCGTGCGGGATTCGAGGCAGAACGGGTGGCGGCGATCGAGCGGACTCGCGAGCACGCAGGACTCCAACTCGCTGATGCTGGAACGGCGGACGTGGCGGTGTCTGCGGGCACGTTGGGGAGCGATCGCCCAGCACCTGCCGTCGACTCGGCGCTTGCGACGGCCGAACGACTCCCGGAAGAGGTGCACTACAACGCAGCAGCCCATGCGGTCGTCTGTGACACGTGTGATGCTCGGTATGAGCCAACCGTCGACGGAGTCTGCCGTGGGGTGGACTGCTGTGGCGAGGTCGAGAATATCGACCGAGACGACGTTCCGATCTGTGAGGTGCCGCTCACGCTCTCAGAAGGCGAGCGCAACGCAACCGAGTGGGACCACACGCAGTTGTTGTTCCTCCAAGCGGTGTATTCCGCCCAGCAGCGTCGCTTCGACCCGCTCGCGTACGACCTCCTCCTCGATGGGATGGACGACTTGCAGTCAGATTGCGGTCTCGACGATGCGGCAGTAGAAGAACTCCTCGGGGCGGGACTGCTCCGCCACGACGGTGATACGCCCCATCGGCTGTACACGGTGACACCGGAGGGAAGGCGCCTGCTCCAAGAGCCGCATCGAGAGGGCGACGCCCACGGGCATGGCGCGGGCGACGTCGCCGAGTCGAGTCTCCACACGCTCCTCGTGGCGCTTGGGAGACGGTATATCGAGGCCGAGTACGTCGCCGATGCGGCGTCCGCAGCTGTCGAGGCACGCAGTTACTACGATGTGCCTGATGGTGAGGGGCGATACGATGCAGTCGGTCTCGACGGCGATGGTGGGGTCGTCGTCACGCTCGAAGCCGAACGGGTCAACGGCGACGTGTACACGGCGGTTCCAGAAGACTACGATAAGCTCGCGGCGCCGGAGCCGGAGGCGGCGATCTGGGTGACGGTGAATGGGACCGCCGCTAACGAGGTGTTGCACGTCCTCAATCGGCCAGCCCATGGTGAGCCACGGGTGACGAAACAGTACAGCGAGAACTCCCCGCCGAGCCAGTGGCGCATCGACGAGCCGGGGTTCACCGAGTTGCAGACCGCGACGATGTTGGTTCGGGATCTGGACCTCGATCTCGAGTTCGTTCACGAAGTTGGTCACCAGAAGTCGTGACGACGGTGTGGCCACGTCGACGCGAAATAGGGGTCGGATTCGGAGATGGCTCAGCCGGTCTCTCGTGGGATGGCTGTGGACGTATTCACTGGTGAATCCGACAGCGGACGTTCACGAAGGCGGGGAACCCCCGCCACGATCCGTATCTCACCCGTATTCTGCCGCCTCAGCCCCGCTACAGTGTGTACTCGGGTCGTGATAGTGGAGGTGGCGTCGGTGCTGTGCACACGGGGTGTCCGGGCGACGAACGCGGGGGCCTGTATTCAACGGCGTAGAGTCTGCTATCGAGGGGTTTCGATCAGGGGGTGTCTGTTCGGATTGGAGTGATTCTCCCGAATTCGAGGCGATAGGTGGGGTGTAGTGCACATCTTCGATACTGCGTTCGTGGTGGAGAGACGTGGCGGTCTGCTCGCTTCGAGCCGTACTCTCCCGATTGATGGCTCTGCTGGGCCTCGCTCGTCTGAATACGGAGTCTGATTCGACATTGCCACCGAGTGGGTGGATATCGGCTGCGTAGGCCCCAGACAGGTGGATTCGGTCGCGATACCCGTTCAGGTGCCGTTCAGTAGTCGGGTGGCCTCGTTCACAGGTGGGTGTTGATTGGGTCGCTACACGCTTGTGTGGGGCAGCATCTGCGTTGAACGGCTGTGCAGGGCGTTCGCCGGTATTAGAGGGAGCGGGAGTGTGAGATAGCGATGGCTCGCATCAACCGGAATTGCCTATCAGGACGCGAGATACGCCCTAAGCGGGCCGAATTGGGGGTATTGACCCCGCGAAGCCGGAGAACAGGTTATATACTGTGGCGGATCTGCCACACACAAGCCCTCTAGAGGGGGGATACGCGAGACGTGTTAGAAATCGAATGTACGAACCGCCTGTACAGGAGGTTCGTTTCCACTGGAGGTTGAATCGTGAGCGACGCCCTCGGTAGCACTTTATAGGGCTACTACTCATGCTTGAGTGACAGATGGTCTCCGACGAGGTCGAACACGCGCTGTGGGCGTTCACCCTCCCGGAACTCGTTGGCGTCGCCGCGCTGCTCGCGCTCGTCGCGAACAGCGTGTTCGGCGGCGGCGGGTTCCTCGCGTCCACCTCCCGACCCCTCCGACTCGCGCTCCTCGCGTTCCTGACGGTCGAGTTGCTGATCCCGATCGCGATCTATCTGGACATGCGCCGGCTCGCCGACCCGCCCGACCGGGTGTGGCTGCACGCGGCCGCGATGCCGATACTGAACCTGTTGGGCGCGATCGCGTACCTCGACCGGCGGAACCGACGGCTCCGGGAGTGACGCCGGGCGGGGTCGGCGAGCCGCGCGACCCGACCGGTTCACGGGCCGTCGTCCGATCCGGCCGCGGCGACGAGCCGTCGGTACCCCGCTCGCACGATCTGTGCGGCGCCGACGACCGTGAGCACGGCGGCACCGACGACCACCCCCGTGTGCGCGACCCCGACGGAGGGAACCGGCGTGTACCGACCGGCGAGAAGCACCACGACGAGGAGCAGCCAACAGCCGTACAACACGACGCCGGCACGGACGAGGAGCGAGCGGACGGTCACGCGTCGGCGCCCGGCGGATCGGCGTCGGCGACCGGAGCGTTCACCCGCGGAGCCTCCGGACCGTCGAGACGCCGCCGACGGCGACGAACAGCGCCCCGATCCCGGCGAACAGCAGCGGCGCGTTCGACGTGCGGTCGAGCAGGAACGCGTCGCCGGGGGCGTCGGGGTCGACGTACGCCGTGACCGTGTCGCCGGCGTCGTAGCCTGCCAGTACTTCGCGGGCGGCCGATTCGGTGTCGTACGTCGGCGACGTGGCCGACGGGAACACGCTCGTGCTCGTGTACGTCTCGCCGTCGTACTCGTAGGTGAACTCGGCTGTCGGTCGGTAGTCGGTGCCGGCGCCGCTCCCGCCGGCGGTGGCGTCGACGCCGACGGCGACCACCTCGGCGTCTATCTCGACGGCGTCGTCGACCGCGTCGGACTGTTGGGTGTAGTCGTACGCGCCGAAGCTGGTCGCGGCGAGGCCGACGACCAACAGCAGCAGCGCCCGCCGGAGCGAGTCGGGGGTGTCGACGGAGAGCGACCACTTGTCGGCCATCTACCGACGCACCCCCGTCGGCGCGGCGGTGTGGCGAGCAGGGCGAGCGGTGCGAGCGGTGCGGGGCGATCGTGTCGGAGACTCGTCGCGATCGGAGGGCACGCCGGGGGCTGTGTGTGCGAACCGAAATGTGAGTTGTGGTTAGCCGGTCCGGGCGGGCGACGCGTCGGTCGAGCCGGCTACAGCGAGACGGTCGAGCGGTCCGACCCGCCGAAGTCAGAGAGGTCCAGCGAGACGTCACGCCCGTCCGACTCCACCGTAATGTGCGTGTTGAACGAGGTGGTCATCCCCTTGACGACGCTCGAACTCGTCGAGCCGAAGTCGACGCTGGTGTCGAGCGCGCAGACGCCGATGCCGTCCCCGCGGCGCAGTTCGGGGAGGAAGTTGGAGTTGAGCATCCGGTACACCGACCGGATGTCGTCGGCGGCCGCACACACCGACGAACACAGGAGGATGCCCGAGCGGAACCGGCCCGACCCCTGCTGTGCCTCGGCGACCATCGAGGTGAACGTCATCCCGAGCCCCGCCAGATCCGCGAGGTCGTCGACCGCCTGCACGCCGTCCGACGACCGGCCGGTCCCGGCGAGCACCGACGTCCGGTCGGCGGCGCCCTCGGCGACGCGGTCGAGCGAGCGTCGCACCGACCGGCCCTGCGTGTCGGTCGAGAGCACGGCGGCGCGCTCCTCCGGCTCTGGCGCGACGAGGTGGTAGAACGCGGCTTCGAGCGCCCGCGAGTCGTCGCCGGTGAGCAGGACGCTGGTGCCGGCGTCGACGCCGTCGATCGGGAGGTCGCCGACGGAGAACGAGCGGCCAGCCGAGAGACTCACGCCGGCACCTCCTCGGCGTCGGCGGCCGCATCGCGCACCTGTCGCCGGAGTTCGAGGATCTCCATCGCGGTCTCGGCGAACTCCTGCAGTTCTGCGCGTTCGGCCTCGTCGTAGTCGCGCACCTCGAAGTCGATGAGACACACCTGCCCGATGACGTGCCCGTCGGGCGTCGTCATGTTCGCGCCGGCGTACGACCGGATCCCCATCGCGTCGAGCGACCCGTTCTCGCTGAAGCGCTTGTCCGCGCGGACGTCCGGCACCACCATCACGTCCTCCTGGAGCATGCTGTGGGTACAGATCGTCTCCTCGCGCGTCAACGAGTCGAGGTCGGCGCCGTGGCACGCCAGGAAGTTCTCCTCGTCGCGCTCGATGAGTCCGATGAACGCGACGCCGGCGTCGAAGTGGCTCGCGATGAGGTCCGTCAGCCGGGCGAAACTCTCCTCCACCGGGAGGCTGTCCACGTCGTACTCGGCCAGCGCGGCGAGGCGCTCCGGTTCGTCGTCGGGCGCGAGGAAGCCGACCTGCACGCTGTGGTCGATCACGTCGCCGGCGACGAAGCCCAGTCGGTCGTAGGCGTCGGGCAGGTCGCGACTCAGGTACTCGACGATCGAGTCGCCGAACCGTCCGGTGTCGATCTCCGTCGGCGGCACGTCCGTGAACAGCACACACGGCGTCTGCGGCGCCTCCTCGCGGACCGTCTCGACCACGTCCATCCCGGAGCCGTCGGGGAGGTCGTAGGCGGTCACGACCGCCGCGACGCCGCCGTCGGCGACCCGTTCGGTCGCCGCCGCGACCGAGGTCGCGCCCTCGGCAGCGAGCGTCGCTTCCGCGTCGATAGCGTCTGTGACGGCGTCCAATCGGGAACGCTCGTCGACACACAGCACTGATCTCTCCATCCTCGTCCCCCACGGCGAACCGCTACATAAGCGACAGACTCCGAGTATCAACGCCGGGATCCGGGGCGACGGGGATCGAAGCCGGCTCGCGGCGACGGCCGAGCGCCAGTCCGTCGACGCCGGGGAGAGCCAACCGTTCGGCCCACCGGTCGCAGCACGTGTTCAGTACCTCCCCCCGGCCGGTCGGGTTCGACCACGTCCACACCACACCCGGCCGAGCCGGTGGCGGGCGGGCCGGACACGAGGCGCTCCGAGCCGAATCCGGACGGAATTGGGACGGAGTTCGGAAACGAGTTATCCGTTCGACAGGTGTACACGCGGACGGGGACGACGCGACGGGGCGGCACCGCCGGCCCTCCGGCTCGGACACTCTGGTACCCGGTCTGCTCCCCGTCCGACCCCCCACCTCGACACACGGGCGACCGCCGACGGCTCCCGGCCCTCGGACTCCGGCGCCGTCGGTCGTGCGCCCAGACAGGTGCGCCGACGGACCGCGCCCTCGCTGACGGTTCAGTCCCCCGTCGACGGTTCACGGTCTCGCCGAGGGAGCACGGTCCCGCCGACGGATCACGACCAGTTTTCAGCCCGCGACCGCTGGGTCCGCCGTGCGCCCTCCGTCGGTACCGCGTCCGGGACCGCTCGCGGCGGTCGCCGCCACCCTCGTCGCCCCCGTCGGCGTGCTCGCGTTCGGCTGGTCGACGGCGGTGCTGCTCGGCGTGTTCGTCGTCGAGGTGATCGCCGTCGTCTGGTGGTCCGTCGCGAAGATCCCGTTCGCCGCGAAGCGCCCGAACAACGAGTTGGACGACGACGACCGACTGTTCAAGCCGCTGCAGGAGAAGCGGGGTGAGATCACCCTCCCCGGCCGGCTCCCGCCGGTGTACCTGCGGAACCTCCCGACGCTGGTCGCCGTCGTCTGTTTCCTCGCGCCGCTGGAGACGGCCGCGGCACTCATGGTGTTCGGGTTCGCCGTGCCGGCCGTCCCCGACGGCACCGGCGGACAGCTCCTGCTCGGCGGGCTGGCGGTGGTCGCCGGGCGCGGGTACGAGACGTGGAGCGACTACTTCCGCGACGGCGGCTACCGCGACCACTCGGCGCGGTCGGTGTTGATCCTCCCGTTCATGCACCTGTTCGGCGTCGGCACGCTGCTGTTCGTCGCCGGTCCGCTGGAGGGGTCGGGCGTCGCCGGCGACGTGGTGCTCGCGGCCGTGATCGGCGGGAAGCTCCTGTTCGACCTGCGGACGCTGCGGATGGAGCGTCGCGCCGACAGCCACGGCTGGCTGTCCCAGTTCTTCGGGAGCGAGGAGTACGAGATCGATCCCGAGCCGGTCGTCGTGCCCGACGGAGACCCCGTCGTCACGGCTCGGGCGCCCCGCGGGGTCGCCGTCGTCGACGCCGTCGCCCGCGGGATCACCTACTCGCTGTCCAGCGGCGTCCTCGTGGTGTGGCTGGTCGTCGCCTTCCTGCTGGCCATCGGCGCGCCGGCGCTGGCGGTGGTGCCGCTGCTCGTGGTGTTGGCGTTCGTCGCGTTCCGCGCGTTCGGTCGCTACCTCGCGTACGGCAGCGTCGAGTACCGCGGCTACGACGGCGTGCTCGTGGTGTACGACCGGCTGCTCGACGAGCCGCAGGCACGCCTCGAACGCACCGGCGTCACCGACGCGAGCGTCGTCCGCGACCCGCTGGACCGGCTGTTCGGCACGCGGACGCTGACGGTCGAGGGCGCCGACGAGGACGACGGCGAGCCAACCGGAGAGCTGTTCCCCCCGGACCCAGCCGAGGTGAACGACGACGACGCGAACGCGGACCGGTCGGTGCGGCTCGCCCACGTCGCGGCGGCGGACGCGGAGTCGATCGTCGACACGCTCGGCGTGTCGTGGCTGTTGGAGCGGTGAGTCCGGGACGGAGCCGAGCGGCCCCGGCGGAACCGAGCGGAGCCAGCGGAACCGAGCAGCACCGGTGAAGTCAACGGAGCCCGGCAGCACCGGCGGCGCCGTCCGCCGTTGCGGGCGGTCGCCGAGGCGCTGGTGTGCAGCCGAGGCCGGGCCTCACCGCGGCTCGAAGACGTGGATCGGCCAGTCGGCTTCGTAGTCGAGGGCGACCTCACGTTCGGCGGCCGTCGGCTCGCGCACCGTGAGTTCGACCGGGTCGCCGATGGCGACGTCGGCGTGGTCGGCGGTCACGCGGCCGAGCAGGCGACCGCCGTCGGCGAGTTCCACGACGGCGACCGTGTACGGCGCCTCCGCCGCGAACGCGGGCGGCGGCGTGTGGACCGCCGTGTGCGAGAACACCCGGCCCTCGCGCGACTGCGGTTCGACGTCGACGGCGCGGCTCCCGCAGGCGTAGCAGGCGGGCCGCGGCGGCAACAGCACCTGTCCGCAGTCCGCACAGACGCCGCCCAGTAGCTCGCCGTCCGCGAGGGCGTCGAAGAAGCCCGGGAGCGTCCGGGGGTCGGACGCGTCGAGGTCGGCGTCGGTCATCGTGCCCCCTCCGCCGTCGTGAGCACGTGGCCGACGGTGACGGCGTCCGCGACGCCCCCCTCGTTGAGCAGGAGGGCCGTCTCGGCCCCGTCGACCGCGCGGTCGCCCGCCGTCCCCGTGAGCTGTTCGTACGCTTCCAGCGCCTGCAGGAGACCGGTCGCGCCGATCGGATGGCCGCGGGCCTTGAGGCCGCCGCTGGGACTCAACTGCACGTCCGTCCAGCCGTCGGCCCGCTCCTCGGGCGGCAGGTAGCTCTGGTAGCCCGTCCCCTCGGGGGCGAAGCCGGCGGCCTCCGACAGCAGCGCCTCACAGACGGTGAACGCGTCGTGGACCTCCGCGAGGTCGACGTCGGCGGCGTCGATGCCCGCCTCCTCGTAGGCCGTCTCGGCGGCGATACGGGCGCCCGCGATGTCGGTCATGTCCCGCTCGGCGACCGCGATGTTGTTCGCGGAGGCGCCGCTGCCGGCGACGCGCACCTGCGGGCGGTCGAGGTCCTCGGCGAGCTCGGCGGTCGTCACGAGGACGGCCGCGGCGCCGTCGCCGACCGGCGCGCAGTCGTACAGCTTCAACGGCGGGGCGATCGGGTCGGAGTCGAGGACGGTGTCCACGTCGATCTCCTTCGGGAACTGCGCCCGGGGGTTGTCGGCGGCGTTGGCGTGGTTCTTCACCGCGATCTCCGCGAGGTCGCGCTCGGTGGCGTCCGTCTCGTGGAGGTACCGCCGGGCGAGCAGCGCGTACTGGCTGGGCGCGGTGACGCCGGAGCGTTGCTCGATGGCGCGGTCGAACGCCGCCGAGAGCGCGTCCGTCGCACCCGCGGTGCCCGCCGAGGTCATCTTCTCGACGCCGCAGGCGAGCACGGCCTCGTGTTCGCCGTTTCGGACGTCCTTCACGGCGTGGCGGAGCGCGAGCGCGCCCGCGGCGGCACACCCCTCGACTCGCTCGGCGGGGACGTGCCGCAGGCCGGCCCACTCGGCTAACAGCGTCCCGGTCATGATCTGGTGTTCGTACGTCTCGGACTGGTTGCCGACGTACACCGCCTCGACGAGGTCGGCGGGGTCGGGCAGGTCCTCGAACGCCTCCGCGAGCGCGACCGAGAACAGGTCACGGCCCGGGAGGTCCGTCCGACCCAGTCGCGAGGAGCCGACCGACGCGATGACAGGCTCTGCCATACTACCAGCCCGGTCATGTCGGAACCAAATAATCGTTCGTGTGCGTTCCACGATCGAGCGATCGAGGCTCGTGTGGACACGTGGAGGGTCTCGCCGGCGCCGGACCGGCGAGCCCTCGCCGTGTCCGACACGCCGCGCCACGATCCGTCCCACACCCCGTCACCACACGGTCGGTGCGAACTCCGGGAAGGCGGCTGTGAACCCCGTGACGGGCGGGACCCGACGAGCGGTCGAGTCGCCGGACGGCCGGCCGATCAGTCGTCGGCGGGCGCGGCGCCCGCGCCGCCGGCGCCGGCGCCCGCGACGGTCCCCTCGTTGGCGGCGACCCACCGGAGCAGGAGGTACGCGAACACGTACTTGGCGACGACGTCGAGCGCGGAGTACGCCCACGAGGTGACGCCGACGGAGCCGACCAGCGCCAGCCCCTCCACGCCGAGCGCCCAGACGATCGGGTAGCCCAGCCAGAGGACGACCGTGAGCGCGCGGAGCGTGTCGAAGATCTCCGCGGTCCCGGCCGCCGTCGCCGCGTCGGCCCACTCGGTGAGCAGCGCGTACAGCACGACCGCGAAGAACGCACAGCTGATCCCGTAGAACACCCAGCGCATGAGGTACGAGGAGGTGATCAGCGCGGCCGCCAGCCCGGTGATGCACATCGCGACGTCGGCGACGATCACGGTGAAC
It encodes the following:
- a CDS encoding DUF3592 domain-containing protein, which produces MADKWSLSVDTPDSLRRALLLLVVGLAATSFGAYDYTQQSDAVDDAVEIDAEVVAVGVDATAGGSGAGTDYRPTAEFTYEYDGETYTSTSVFPSATSPTYDTESAAREVLAGYDAGDTVTAYVDPDAPGDAFLLDRTSNAPLLFAGIGALFVAVGGVSTVRRLRG
- a CDS encoding DUF7504 family protein encodes the protein MSLSAGRSFSVGDLPIDGVDAGTSVLLTGDDSRALEAAFYHLVAPEPEERAAVLSTDTQGRSVRRSLDRVAEGAADRTSVLAGTGRSSDGVQAVDDLADLAGLGMTFTSMVAEAQQGSGRFRSGILLCSSVCAAADDIRSVYRMLNSNFLPELRRGDGIGVCALDTSVDFGSTSSSVVKGMTTSFNTHITVESDGRDVSLDLSDFGGSDRSTVSL
- a CDS encoding GAF domain-containing protein, with product MERSVLCVDERSRLDAVTDAIDAEATLAAEGATSVAAATERVADGGVAAVVTAYDLPDGSGMDVVETVREEAPQTPCVLFTDVPPTEIDTGRFGDSIVEYLSRDLPDAYDRLGFVAGDVIDHSVQVGFLAPDDEPERLAALAEYDVDSLPVEESFARLTDLIASHFDAGVAFIGLIERDEENFLACHGADLDSLTREETICTHSMLQEDVMVVPDVRADKRFSENGSLDAMGIRSYAGANMTTPDGHVIGQVCLIDFEVRDYDEAERAELQEFAETAMEILELRRQVRDAAADAEEVPA
- a CDS encoding DUF6498-containing protein; this translates as MRPPSVPRPGPLAAVAATLVAPVGVLAFGWSTAVLLGVFVVEVIAVVWWSVAKIPFAAKRPNNELDDDDRLFKPLQEKRGEITLPGRLPPVYLRNLPTLVAVVCFLAPLETAAALMVFGFAVPAVPDGTGGQLLLGGLAVVAGRGYETWSDYFRDGGYRDHSARSVLILPFMHLFGVGTLLFVAGPLEGSGVAGDVVLAAVIGGKLLFDLRTLRMERRADSHGWLSQFFGSEEYEIDPEPVVVPDGDPVVTARAPRGVAVVDAVARGITYSLSSGVLVVWLVVAFLLAIGAPALAVVPLLVVLAFVAFRAFGRYLAYGSVEYRGYDGVLVVYDRLLDEPQARLERTGVTDASVVRDPLDRLFGTRTLTVEGADEDDGEPTGELFPPDPAEVNDDDANADRSVRLAHVAAADAESIVDTLGVSWLLER
- a CDS encoding Zn-ribbon domain-containing OB-fold protein, whose protein sequence is MTDADLDASDPRTLPGFFDALADGELLGGVCADCGQVLLPPRPACYACGSRAVDVEPQSREGRVFSHTAVHTPPPAFAAEAPYTVAVVELADGGRLLGRVTADHADVAIGDPVELTVREPTAAEREVALDYEADWPIHVFEPR
- a CDS encoding thiolase C-terminal domain-containing protein — translated: MAEPVIASVGSSRLGRTDLPGRDLFSVALAEAFEDLPDPADLVEAVYVGNQSETYEHQIMTGTLLAEWAGLRHVPAERVEGCAAAGALALRHAVKDVRNGEHEAVLACGVEKMTSAGTAGATDALSAAFDRAIEQRSGVTAPSQYALLARRYLHETDATERDLAEIAVKNHANAADNPRAQFPKEIDVDTVLDSDPIAPPLKLYDCAPVGDGAAAVLVTTAELAEDLDRPQVRVAGSGASANNIAVAERDMTDIAGARIAAETAYEEAGIDAADVDLAEVHDAFTVCEALLSEAAGFAPEGTGYQSYLPPEERADGWTDVQLSPSGGLKARGHPIGATGLLQALEAYEQLTGTAGDRAVDGAETALLLNEGGVADAVTVGHVLTTAEGAR
- a CDS encoding bacteriorhodopsin produces the protein MPPAFGTTTATTLLQATQSEVFAQIRDDVLLSSSLWVNIALAGLSTLLFVSMARGVSSPRAKLIWAATLMIPLISLSSYTALASGLTVGLIEMPAGHPLGGQEVLSQWGRYLTWALSTPMILLALGLLADVDRGSLFTVIVADVAMCITGLAAALITSSYLMRWVFYGISCAFFAVVLYALLTEWADAATAAGTAEIFDTLRALTVVLWLGYPIVWALGVEGLALVGSVGVTSWAYSALDVVAKYVFAYLLLRWVAANEGTVAGAGAGGAGAAPADD